A window from Chryseobacterium vaccae encodes these proteins:
- a CDS encoding TerB family tellurite resistance protein, which produces MQKSNKSIAGYHLLMILSSVDGEFAPEEGMLVQQYLADEFPFRMNLDNELETLALLQPEEWKDHFEFHARCFHDDSTEDERLKFAEFAKTLIKADNKVTDEEHTFYKLLKNLWNIA; this is translated from the coding sequence ATGCAAAAATCAAATAAATCTATCGCCGGTTATCACCTTTTAATGATCCTTTCCTCTGTAGACGGAGAATTCGCCCCTGAAGAAGGAATGCTTGTACAGCAGTATCTTGCAGACGAGTTTCCGTTCAGAATGAATCTTGACAATGAGCTTGAAACCCTGGCTTTATTACAGCCTGAAGAATGGAAAGATCACTTTGAATTTCACGCACGATGTTTCCACGATGATTCTACAGAAGATGAACGCTTAAAATTTGCTGAATTTGCTAAAACTCTGATCAAAGCTGATAATAAGGTAACCGATGAAGAGCATACGTTCTACAAACTTCTGAAAAACCTGTGGAATATCGCATAG